The Budorcas taxicolor isolate Tak-1 chromosome 25, Takin1.1, whole genome shotgun sequence genome includes a region encoding these proteins:
- the PCNX3 gene encoding pecanex-like protein 3 isoform X1, producing MGSQVLQILRQGVWASLTGGWFFDPHQSTFSNCFHLYVWIFLLTFPFLLYMVLPPSLMVAGVYCLVVAVIFATIKTVNYRLHAMFDQGEIVEKRNSTMGEPEEEPVQGDSSLPRSVRDPGVEMTVFRKVSSTPPVRCSSQHSVFGFNQVSELLPRIEDSGPLRDIKELVREQGSNNVIVTSADREMLKLSSQEKLIGDLPQTPPGAAPDPSLPSTDSSERSPLAGDGAPWSGGSVADTPMSPLLKGSLSQELSKSFLTLTRPERALVRTSSRREQRRGAGGYQPLDRRGSGDPTPQKAGSSDSCFSGTDRETLSSFKSEKTNSTHLDSPPGGQAPEGSDTDPPSEAELPASPDAGVPSDDTLRSFDTVVGAGTPPGLAEPLLVVRPKDLALLRPSKRRPPVRRHSPATGRAPRRPLLEGRGFFEDDDTSEGSELSPASSLRSQRRYSTDSSSSTSCYSPESSRGAAGGARKRRAPHGAEEGMAVPPKRPYGTQRTPSTASAKTHARVLSMDGAGGDALRGPPAAGSKAELEAQAGVELAAAEPAVLPAEARRGPTANQPGWRGELREEGALGGAAEETGKRDHSSNVRRAQAIRRRHNAGSNPTPPASVMGSPPSSLQEAQRGRAASHSRALTLPSALHFASSLLLTRAGANVHEACTFDDTSEGAVHYFYDESGVRRSYTFGLAGGGYENPVGQQGEQAANGAWDRHSHSSSFHSADVPEATGGLNLLQPRPVVLQGMQVRRVPLEIPEFDLLDQDSLHESQEQTLMEEAPPRAQHSYKYWLLPGRWTSVRYERLALLALLDRTRGLLENILGVGLSSLVAFLGYLLLLKGFFTDIWVFQFCLVIASCQYSLLKSVQPDAASPMHGHNWVIAYSRPVYFCICCLLIWLLDILGSAQPFPPVSLYGLTLFSASFFFCARDVATVFTLCFPFVFLLGLLPQVNTCLMYLLEQIDMHGFGGTAATSPLTAIFSLSRSLLAAALLYGFCLGAIKSPWPEQHVPVIFSVFCGLLVALSYHLSRQSSDPTVLWSLVRSKLFPELEERSLETARAEPPDPLPEKMRQSVREVLHSDLVMCVVIAVLTFAISASTVFIALKSVLGFVLYALAGAVGFFTHYLLPQLRKQLPWFCLSQPVLKPLEYSQYEVRGAAQVMWFEKLYAGLQCVEKYLIYPAVVLNALTVDAHTVVSHPDKFCLYCRALLMTVAGLKLLRSAFCCPPQQYLTLAFTVLLFHFDCPRLSQGFLLDYFVMSLLCSKLWDLLYKLRFVLTYIAPWQITWGSAFHAFAQPFAVPHSAMLFVQALLSALFSTPLNPLLGSAVFIMSYARPLKFWERDYNTKRVDHSNTRLVTQLDRNPGADDNNLNSIFYEHLTRSLQHTLCGDLVLGRWGNYGPGDCFVLASDYLNALVHLIEVGNGLVTFQLRGLEFRGTYCQQREVEAITEGVEEDEGCCCCEPGHLPRVLSFNAAFGQRWLAWEVTASKYVLEGYSISDNNAASMLQVFDLRKILVTYYVRSIIYYVSRSPKLEAWLSHEGIATALRPVRAPGYADSDPTFSLSVDEDYDLRLSGLSLPSFCAVHLEWIQYCASRRGQPVDQDWNSPLVTLCFGLCVLGRRALGTASHSMSASLEPFLYGLHALFKGDFRITSPRDEWVFADMDLLHRVVAPGVRMALKLHQDHFTSPDEYEEPAALYDAIAANEERLVISHEGDPAWRSAILSNTPSLLALRHVLDDASDEYKIIMLNRRHLGFRVIKVNRECVRGLWAGQQQELVFLRNRNPERGSIQNAKQALRNMINSSCDQPLGYPIYVSPLTTSLAGSHPQLRALWGGPVSLGAIAHWLLRSWERLHKGCGAGCNSGGNVDDSDCGGGGGLTSLSNNPPLAQPTPENTAGAGDQPLPPGPAWGPRPSLSGSGDGRPPPLLQWPPPRLPGPSPASPAPPEGPRPSRPPGPGLLSSEGPSGKWSLGGRKGLGGSEGEPASGSPKGSTPKSQAPLDLSLNPDISTEASPPRTVRDIPCLDSSAPEGGTPTGALGDWPAPAEERESPAAQPLLEHQY from the exons atggggtcacaggtaTTGCAGATCCTACGCCAGGGGGTGTGGGCCTCGCTCACCGGCGGTTGGTTCTTCGACCCGCACCAGAGCACCTTCTCCAACTGCTTCCACCTCTATGTCTGGATCTTCCTGCTCACCTTCCCTTTCTTGCTGTACATG GTCCTGCCCCCCAGCTTGATGGTGGCTGGTGTGTACTGCCTTGTGGTGGCTGTCATCTTCGCTACCATCAAGACTGTGAACTATCGGCTGCATGCTATGTTCGACCAGGGCGAGATTGTGGAGAAGCGCAACTCTACCATGGGGGAACCAGAGGAAGAGCCTGTCCAGGGGGACAGCAGTCTGCCCAGGTCGGTGAG AGACCCTGGAGTGGAGATGACCGTATTTCGAAAAGTGAGTTCCACGCCCCCCGTGCGCTGTAGCTCTCAGCATTCCGTGTTTGGCTTCAACCAGGTCTCG GAGTTGCTGCCCCGGATAGAGGACTCTGGGCCCCTCAGAG ACATCAAGGAGCTGGTGCGGGAGCAGGGCAGCAACAACGTGATCGTGACCTCGGCCGATCGAGAGATGCTGAAGCTAAGCTCACAGGAGAAGCTGA TTGGAGACCTTCCCCAGACGCCTCCAGGGGCTGCCCCGGACCCTTCTCTTCCCAGCACGGACTCCTCAGAACGTTCTCCCCTGGCTGGAGACGGAGCCCCGTGGAGTGGCGGCAGTGTGGCTGATACTCCCATGAGCCCCCTCCTGAAGGGCAGCCTCAGCCAGGAGCTTAGCAAGAGTTTCCTGACCCTGACCCGGCCCGAGCGGGCCCTGGTGAGGACCAGCAGTCGACGGGAACAGCGCCGAGGAGCGGGTGGCTACCAGCCCCTGGACCGGCGGGGCTCAGGGGACCCCACGCCCCAGAAAGCTGGCTCCTCAGATTCCTGCTTCAGTGGCACTGACAGGGAGACGTTGAGCAGCTTCAAGAGTGAGAAGACCAATTCTACCCACCTGGACAGCCCTCCTGGCGGGCAAGCCCCCGAGGGCAGCGACACAGACCCTCCCTCGGAGGCAGAGCTACCTGCCTCCCCGGATGCTGGAGTCCCCTCGGATGACACGCTGCGCTCCTTTGACACCGTCGTAGGAGCAGGGACGCCGCCTGGCCTGGCCGAGCCTCTCCTGGTCGTGCGGCCCAAGGACTTGGCACTGCTCCGGCCCAGCAAACGGCGGCCACCCGTGCGGAGACACTCCCCCGCCACCGGCCGGGCCCCTCGGCGGCCGCTGCTGGAAGGCCGGGGCTTCTTCGAGGATGACGACACCAGCGAGGGCAGTGAACTGAGCCCGGCCTCCAGCCTCCGGTCCCAGCGCCGCTACAGCACTGACAGCTCCTCCTCCACTTCGTGCTATTCCCCCGAGAGTTCTCGGGGGGCCGCTGGGGGAGCCCGAAAACGACGGGCCCCCCACGGGGCTGAGGAGGGGATGGCTGTGCCCCCCAAGCGGCCCTATGGGACCCAGCGGACGCCTAGTACTGCCAGCGCCAAAACGCACGCTCGAGTGCTGAGCATGGACGGGGCCGGGGGGGATGCCCTGCGGGGTCCCCCGGCCGCCGGCTCCAAGGCTGAGCTGGAGGCCCAGGCGGGGGTGGAGCTGGCTGCTGCTGAGCCCGCTGTGCTGCCCGCTGAGGCCCGCAGGGGGCCTACCGCCAACCAGCCTGGCTGGCGCGGGGAGCTGCGGGAGGAAGGTGCGCTGGGGGGAG CTGCCGAGGAGACTGGCAAGCGGGACCACTCAAGCAATGTGAGGCGGGCACAGGCCATCCGGAGGCGGCACAACGCCGGCAGcaaccccacccccccagcctcGGTCATGGGCTCGCCCCCCAG cagccTGCAGGAGGCTCAGCGGGGCCGCGCGGCCTCCCACTCCCGAGCTCTGACGCTGCCCTCGGCCCTGCACTTCGCCTCCTCGCTGCTGCTTACCCGGGCTGGCGCCAACGTGCACGAGGCCTGCACCTTTGATGACACCTCTGAGGGTGCCGTGCACTACTTCTACGACGAGAGCG GTGTGCGGCGTTCCTACACCTTTGGCCTGGCCGGGGGCGGCTATGAGAACCCCGTAGGGCAGCAGGGGGAGCAGGCAGCCAACGGAGCATG GGATCGCCACTCGCATTCCTCCAGCTTCCACTCAGCTGACGTCCCGGAGGCCACTGGCGGCCTGAACCTGCTGCAGCCTCGGCCTGTGGTCCTgcagggcatgcaggtgcgcCGAGTGCCCCTGGAGATCCCGGAG TTTGACCTACTGGACCAGGACTCCCTGCACGAATCCCAGGAGCAGACGCTGATGGAGGAAGCGCCACCCCGGGCCCAGCACAGTTATAAGTACTGGCTTCTTCCTGGCCGCTGGACCTCTGTGCGCTACGAGCGGCTCGCCCTGCTGGCACTGCTGGACCG GACGCGTGGGCTGCTGGAGAACATCCTCGGTGTCGGCCTGAGCAGCCTTGTCGCCTTCCTGGGCTACCTGCTGCTGCTCAAGGGCTTCTTCACGGACATTTGGGTCTTCCAGTTCTGCCTGGTCATCGCCTCCTGCCAGTATTCCCTGCTGAAG AGCGTGCAGCCGGATGCCGCCTCTCCCATGCAC ggccacAACTGGGTGATCGCGTACAGCCGGCCCGTCTACTTCTGCATCTGCTGTCTGCTCATCTGGCTGCTGGACATCCTGGGCTCTGCGCAGCCGTTCCCGCCCGTCTCCCTCTATGGCCTCACACTGTTCTCCGCCTCCTTCTTCTTTTGTGCCCGTGATGTGGCCACTG TGTTCACCTTGTGCTTCCCGTTCGTCTTCCTCCTGGGCCTCTTGCCCCAGGTGAACACCTGCCTCATGTACCTGCTGGAGCAGATAGACATGCACGGCTTTGGGGGCACAG CCGCCACCAGCCCCCTGACTGCCATCTTCAGCCTCTCCCGCAGCCTGCTGGCCGCCGCCCTGCTCTACGGCTTCTGCCTTGGGGCCATCAAG AGCCCTTGGCCCGAGCAGCACGTCCCTGTCATCTTCTCCGTCTTCTGTGGCCTCCTGGTGGCGCTCTCCTACCACCTGAGCCGGCAGAGCAGCGACCCCACTGTACTCTG GTCTCTGGTCCGGAGCAAGCTCTTCCCTGAGCTGGAGGAGCGGAGCTTGGAGACCGCCCGCGCCGAGCCCCCAGACCCACTGCCAGAAAAGATGCGCCAGTCAGTG CGCGAGGTCCTCCACTCCGACCTGGTGATGTGTGTGGTGATCGCCGTGCTCACCTTTGCCATCAGCGCCAGCACCGTCTTCATTGCCCTGAAG TCTGTGCTAGGTTTTGTGTTGTATGCGCTGGCGGGGGCCGTAGGCTTCTTCACACATTACCTGCTGCCGCAGCTCCGCAAACAGCTGCCCTGGTTCTGCCTGTCGCAGCCTGTGCTGAAGCCGCTGGAGTACAGCCAGTACGAAGTGCGAG GTGCTGCCCAGGTGATGTGGTTTGAGAAGCTGTATGCCGGCCTGCAGTGCGTGGAGAAGTACCTCATCTACCCAGCTGTGGTGCTCAATGCCCTCACGGTGGACGCTCACACAGTCGTCAGCCACCCGGACAAGTTCTGCCTCTA CTGCCGGGCGCTGCTCATGACTGTGGCTGGGCTGAAGCTGCTGCGCTCTGCTTTCTGCTGCCCGCCGCAGCAGTACCTGACCTTGGCCTTCACCGTCTTGCTCTTTCACTTCGACTGCCCGCGCCTCTCCCAGGGCTTCCTGCTCGACTACTTCGTCATGTCTCTGCTCTGCAGCAAG CTGTGGGACCTGCTGTACAAGTTGCGTTTCGTGCTGACCTACATCGCGCCCTGGCAGATCACCTGGGGCTCAGCTTTCCACGCTTTTGCCCAGCCGTTTGCCGTGCCAC ACTCGGCCATGCTGTTCGTTCAGGCCTTGCTCTCGGCACTCTTTTCCACGCCTCTCAACCCACTGCTAGGCAGCGCCGTCTTCATCATGTCCTACGCGCGGCCCCTTAAGTTCTGGGAGCGTGACTACAA CACTAAACGCGTGGATCATTCCAACACCCGCCTGGTCACTCAGCTGGACCGGAACCCCG GCGCTGATGACAACAACCTCAACTCGATCTTCTACGAGCACTTGACCCGCTCGCTGCAGCACACACTGTGTGGGGACCTGGTGCTGGGCCGCTGGGGCAACTACGGCCCCGGCGACTGCTTCGTCCTGGCCTCCGACTACCTCAACGCCCTGGTCCACCTCATCGAGGTTGGCAACGGCCTCGTCACCTTCCAGCTGCGTGGCCTCGAGTTCCGGG GTACATACTGCCAGCAGCGGGAGGTGGAGGCCATCACCGAGGGCGTGGAGGAGgatgagggctgctgctgctgcgagcCAGGCCACCTGCCGCGGGTCCTGTCCTTCAATGCAGCCTTCGGGCAGCGCTGGCTGGCCTGGGAGGTGACGGCCAGCAAGTACGTGCTGGAGGGCTACAGCATCAGCGATAACAACGCCGCGTCCATGCTGCAGGTGTTCGACCTCCGAAAGATCCTCGTCACCTACTACGTCAGG AGTATCATCTACTACGTGAGCCGCTCTCCAAAGCTGGAGGCCTGGCTGAGCCACGAAGGCATCGCGACGGCCCTGCGTCCTGTGCGGGCGCCTGGCTACGCTGACTCCGACCCCACCTTCTCTCTGAGCGTGGACGAGGACTACGACCTTCGCCTCTCCGGCCTCTCGCTGCCCTCCTTCTGCGCTGTGCACCTGGAGTGGATCCAGTACTGTGCCTCCCGGCGCGGCCAG CCTGTGGACCAGGATTGGAACTCGCCGCTGGTCACACTGTGTTTTGGCCTGTGTGTGCTGGGCCGCCGGGCCCTGGGGACCGCCTCCCACAGCATGTCTGCCAG CCTGGAGCCCTTCCTCTACGGCCTGCACGCCCTGTTTAAGGGGGACTTCCGGATCACCTCCCCGCGGGACGAGTGGGTCTTTGCCGACATGGACCTGCTTCACCGCGTGGTGGCGCCCGGGGTTCGCATGGCCCTCAAGCTTCACCAG GACCACTTCACATCCCCAGACGAGTACGAGGAGCCGGCCGCCCTATATGACGCCATCGCGGCCAACGAGGAGCGGCTGGTCATCTCACACGAGGGCGACCCAGCCTGGCGCAGCGCCATCCTCAGCAACACGCCCTCGCTGCTGGCGCTGCGCCACGTCCTGGACGACGCCTCGGACGAGTACAAGATCATCATGCTCAACCGGCGCCACCTCGGCTTCCGTGTCATCAAG GTGAACCGCGAGTGTGTGCGCGGCCTCTGGGCcgggcagcagcaggagctggtGTTCCTGCGCAACCGCAACCCTGAGCGCGGCAGCATCCAGAATGCCAAGCAGGCGCTCCGCAACATGATCAACTCCTCCTGCGACCAGCCGCTGGGCTACCCCATCTACGTGTCTCCCCTCACCACCTCGCTGGCCGGCAGCCACCCTCAGCTGCGGGCGCTGTGGGGTGGCCCCGTCAGCCTGGGCGCCATTGCCCACTGGCTTCTGCGCAGCTGGGAGAG GCTTCACAAGGGCTGTGGAGCCGGCTGCAATAGCGGCGGGAATGTGGATGACTCAGACTGTGGCGGAGGTGGTGGCTTGACCTCCCTCAGCAATAACCCCCCCTTGGCACAACCCACACCTGAGAACACAGCAG GCGCTGGGGACCAGCCCCTCCCACCAGGCCCTGCTTGGGGCCCGAGGCCCTCCCTGAGCGGCTCTGGTGATGGGCGCCCCCCTCCTCTGCTGCAGTGGCCACCCCCTCGGCTCCCTGGACCATCCCCCGCTTCACCGGCCCCCCCTGAGGGTCCCAGGCCCTCAAGGCCCCCTGGCCCTGGTCTCCTAAGTTCTGAGGGTCCCAGTGGGAAGTGGAGCCTGGGGGGTCGGAAGGGACTAGGGGGATCCGAGGGGGAGCCAGCCTCAGGGAGCCCTAAAGGAAGCACCCCCAAATCTCAG GCGCCCCTAGACCTCAGCCTCAACCCGGACATCAGCACTGAAGCCTCACCCCCCAGAACAGTGCGGGACATTCCTTGCTTGGACAGCAGTGCTCCTGAGGGTGGCACGCCCACCGGGGCCCTGGGCGACTGGCCTGCCCCTGCAGAGGAGCGAGAGAGCCCGGCAGCTCAGCCCCTCCTGGAGCATCAGTACTGA